Proteins co-encoded in one Acidobacteriota bacterium genomic window:
- the uxaC gene encoding glucuronate isomerase gives MLDPMRLFPVEPSARAVAAKLYDTVRDLPILSPHGHTDPAWFAKDEAFPDPAALFIQPDHYIFRMLYSQGVSLESLGIPQNDGKRQADPREVWRIFARNYYLFRGTPTRLWLDYSLSTLFGLTERLGTSNADEYYDVISRKLQTPEFRPRALFEKFNIEVLSTTDSPLDTLDYHKAIRASGWKGRVLPTFRPDVVIDAEYTGFLENIERLGAITGEKVGTFKGYLNALRNRRAFFKSMGATATDHGHLTAMTADLDAQAAESLYQRIVSGRSTPEEQQIFQAQMLTEMAGMSVEDGLTMQLHPGSIRNHNKLVYEKFGRDKGADIPSATEYVRNLRPLLSKYGNEPGFTFILFTLDESTFSRELAPLAGHYPVLRLGPPWWFHDSPEGMMRFRETATETAGFYNTVGFNDDTRAFLSIPSRHDVARRIDCAFLGNLVAQHRLDQDEAFEVVKDLTVNLVKKAYKL, from the coding sequence ATGCTTGATCCCATGCGGTTATTTCCGGTCGAACCGTCAGCTCGTGCAGTTGCAGCGAAACTCTACGACACTGTTCGCGATCTCCCCATCCTCTCGCCGCACGGCCACACAGATCCAGCCTGGTTCGCGAAGGACGAAGCCTTCCCCGATCCTGCAGCCTTGTTCATTCAGCCTGACCACTACATCTTCCGCATGTTGTATTCGCAGGGCGTCTCACTGGAATCGCTCGGCATCCCGCAAAACGATGGCAAACGGCAGGCCGACCCGCGCGAGGTCTGGCGCATCTTCGCCCGCAACTACTACCTCTTCCGCGGCACTCCCACGCGGCTCTGGCTCGACTACTCCTTGAGCACGCTCTTTGGACTGACCGAGCGTCTCGGCACCAGCAACGCCGATGAGTACTACGACGTCATCTCCCGGAAGCTGCAAACTCCTGAGTTCCGCCCACGTGCGCTCTTCGAGAAGTTCAACATCGAAGTGCTCTCCACCACTGATTCCCCGCTCGACACGCTCGATTATCACAAGGCCATCCGCGCGTCTGGCTGGAAGGGAAGGGTGCTGCCCACCTTCCGCCCAGACGTCGTCATAGATGCCGAATACACGGGCTTCCTCGAAAACATCGAAAGACTCGGCGCTATCACTGGGGAGAAGGTCGGCACCTTCAAGGGGTATCTCAACGCTCTGCGCAACCGCCGTGCTTTCTTCAAGTCCATGGGTGCCACCGCGACCGATCACGGTCACCTCACCGCAATGACCGCCGACCTCGACGCGCAAGCGGCCGAGTCGCTCTATCAACGCATCGTCTCCGGTCGCTCCACGCCTGAAGAGCAGCAGATCTTCCAGGCGCAGATGCTCACCGAGATGGCGGGCATGTCCGTTGAGGATGGCCTCACCATGCAGCTTCACCCCGGCAGCATCCGCAACCACAACAAGCTCGTCTACGAGAAGTTCGGCCGTGACAAAGGTGCCGACATTCCTTCAGCCACCGAGTACGTCCGCAACCTGCGTCCGCTGCTCTCGAAGTACGGCAACGAACCCGGATTCACCTTCATCCTCTTCACGCTCGACGAGTCCACCTTCTCGCGCGAGCTCGCCCCCCTCGCCGGACACTATCCCGTGCTTCGGCTCGGTCCGCCGTGGTGGTTCCACGACTCCCCCGAGGGCATGATGCGCTTCCGCGAGACGGCCACCGAGACCGCCGGCTTCTACAACACCGTCGGCTTCAACGACGACACCCGCGCCTTCCTCTCCATCCCCTCGCGGCACGACGTAGCCCGCCGCATCGACTGCGCCTTCCTCGGCAACCTCGTCGCGCAACACCGCCTCGACCAGGACGAGGCCTTCGAGGTCGTCAAGGATCTCACCGTCAACCTCGTCAAAAAAGCCTACAAACTCTAA
- a CDS encoding DUF2088 domain-containing protein: protein MSLYFAAGSPTTEMSVEELRKNLFTALDAIGVRNKVLAVPPDFTRFHSQAGVITELAWDYYGSRLTDALPALGTHKAMTDTEIATMYGATPRSLFRVHDWRNDVVTLGEVPGSFLYEVSEGKVDYPWPAQVNKLLRDGGHDLILSIGQVVPHEVVGMANYNKNIFVGTGGSMGIHRSHFLGAVYGMERMMGRADTPVRRVLNYASDHFATSLPIVYVQTVVGKNAEGKLVLRGLYIGDDVECFNLAADLALKVNFQMLDREIHKAVVFLDPHEFRSTWLGNKSVYRTRMALADNAELIVLAPAVHEFGEDAAIDKLIRKYGYCGTPKTLEYVKEDPALAGNLSAAAHLIHGSSEGRFTIRYCPGHLTREEIESVHFQYGDLAEYTAKYNPEILKDGWNTVGGEEIFYISNPGLGLWAYNGRFKN, encoded by the coding sequence ATGAGCCTCTACTTTGCCGCCGGTAGTCCGACCACTGAGATGTCGGTCGAAGAACTTCGTAAAAATCTATTTACTGCATTGGATGCCATCGGCGTCAGGAACAAAGTCCTCGCCGTCCCACCGGACTTTACCCGCTTCCACTCGCAGGCCGGCGTCATCACCGAACTGGCATGGGATTACTACGGCTCGCGCCTCACCGATGCCCTTCCCGCGCTCGGTACGCACAAGGCCATGACCGATACAGAGATTGCGACAATGTACGGCGCTACCCCGCGCTCGCTCTTCCGCGTCCACGACTGGCGCAACGACGTCGTCACCCTCGGCGAGGTCCCTGGCTCCTTCCTCTACGAGGTCTCCGAGGGCAAGGTCGACTACCCGTGGCCCGCACAGGTCAACAAGCTCCTTCGCGACGGCGGCCACGACCTCATCCTCTCCATCGGCCAGGTCGTGCCCCACGAGGTCGTCGGCATGGCCAATTACAACAAGAACATCTTCGTCGGAACCGGCGGCTCCATGGGGATCCACCGCTCACACTTCCTCGGGGCGGTCTACGGCATGGAGCGCATGATGGGACGCGCGGACACTCCCGTCCGCCGCGTGCTCAACTACGCCAGCGACCACTTTGCCACCAGCCTGCCCATCGTCTATGTGCAGACCGTGGTTGGCAAAAACGCTGAGGGTAAGCTCGTCCTTCGCGGTCTCTACATCGGTGACGACGTCGAGTGCTTCAACCTTGCCGCCGACCTCGCGCTCAAGGTCAACTTCCAGATGCTCGATCGCGAGATTCACAAGGCTGTCGTCTTCCTCGACCCCCACGAGTTCCGCTCCACCTGGCTCGGCAACAAGAGTGTCTATCGCACCCGCATGGCGCTGGCCGACAACGCAGAACTCATCGTCCTCGCGCCCGCCGTCCACGAGTTCGGCGAGGACGCGGCCATCGACAAGCTCATTCGCAAGTACGGCTACTGCGGTACTCCAAAGACTCTCGAATACGTCAAGGAAGACCCTGCGCTCGCCGGTAACCTCTCCGCCGCCGCGCACCTCATCCATGGCTCCAGCGAGGGCCGCTTCACCATTCGCTACTGTCCCGGCCACCTCACGCGCGAGGAGATCGAGAGCGTCCACTTCCAGTACGGCGACCTCGCCGAATACACCGCGAAGTACAACCCCGAAATACTCAAGGATGGCTGGAACACCGTAGGCGGAGAAGAGATCTTTTATATCTCCAATCCCGGCCTCGGCCTGTGGGCATACAACGGCCGCTTCAAGAACTAG
- a CDS encoding dienelactone hydrolase family protein: protein MSRHFTLRGKDATVAVGETLMKEQDLKLAMPDGTAEAVLYKADDGKALPGVLFVPDIGSIRDAMRQMARRLADEGYTVLMPNPFYRTSATPVFPPTIKHGTQERLTRIGELSAPLTPDKLEQDLAVYLDYLIEQATTGKGTVGVVGYCIGGGIALRAAAVRANRVGAVASFHGGGLYKEGNPASPHKVLPQVKARLYFGHASEDGSMRAEDITKFEKVLKHWGGRFESETYAARHGWTVADNPAYNKPEAERAWVKLTGLFKDTLQAAMG from the coding sequence ATGTCACGCCATTTTACGCTGAGGGGTAAAGACGCTACCGTGGCGGTAGGAGAGACGCTTATGAAAGAGCAGGATTTGAAGCTCGCAATGCCCGATGGAACAGCCGAAGCAGTTCTGTATAAGGCGGATGATGGCAAGGCGCTGCCTGGCGTTCTGTTTGTGCCGGATATAGGGAGCATCCGCGATGCGATGCGGCAGATGGCGCGGCGGCTTGCGGATGAGGGTTACACGGTGCTGATGCCTAATCCGTTCTACCGGACGAGCGCTACGCCTGTGTTCCCGCCCACGATCAAGCATGGTACGCAGGAGAGGTTGACGCGCATCGGGGAGTTGAGTGCTCCTCTGACGCCGGACAAGTTGGAGCAGGACCTGGCTGTGTATCTGGACTACCTGATAGAGCAGGCGACGACTGGCAAAGGAACGGTGGGTGTCGTGGGGTACTGTATCGGCGGGGGAATCGCCCTGCGCGCGGCGGCGGTACGGGCGAACCGGGTAGGCGCGGTGGCATCGTTCCATGGCGGCGGGCTGTACAAGGAGGGCAATCCGGCGAGCCCGCACAAGGTGCTGCCGCAGGTGAAGGCTCGGCTCTACTTCGGCCATGCGAGCGAGGACGGCAGCATGAGAGCCGAGGATATTACAAAGTTTGAGAAGGTGCTGAAGCATTGGGGCGGCAGGTTCGAGAGCGAGACCTATGCGGCAAGGCATGGATGGACGGTCGCGGACAACCCGGCCTACAACAAGCCTGAAGCAGAGCGGGCGTGGGTGAAGTTGACTGGGTTGTTCAAAGACACGCTGCAGGCCGCGATGGGTTGA